Proteins encoded by one window of Musa acuminata AAA Group cultivar baxijiao chromosome BXJ2-9, Cavendish_Baxijiao_AAA, whole genome shotgun sequence:
- the LOC135623433 gene encoding granule-bound starch synthase 1, chloroplastic/amyloplastic-like, translated as MATVTVLHFSKGSCTSAGGFVDSEPRSFQSRRIPNSRNQIIAYKGLRSENIVDSLRLQSNAKATSTQAKTATRRASRRPLAVVVCGKGMNLVFVGAEMAPWSKTGGLGDVLGGLPPAMAANGHRVMSIAPRYDQYKDGWDTSVQVELKVGNRVETVRFFHCYKRGVDRVFVDHPMFLAKVWGKTGGKIYGPVTGTDYEDNQQRFSLFCQAALEAPRVLHLNNSEYYSGPYGEDVVFIANDWHTGLLPCYLKSMHRSRGIYRNAKVALCIHNIVYQGRFALSDFALLNLPDEFKSSLDFTDGYDEPVKGRKINWMKAGIIESDRVVTVSPHYALELVGEETGVELDGVLRMTGVTGIVNGMDISEWNPSTDKYISTNYDTATVMDAKPLNKEALQAEVGLPVDRNIPVIAFLGRLEEQKGSDIFAAAIPEFMDENVQVIVLGTGKKKLERQLAELEDMFPDKLRAHLKFNVPLAHAIMGGADLLAVTSRFEPCGLIQLQGMRYGIPAVCSTTGGLVDTVKEGITGFHMGRFSANCNVVDKEDIEKVVKTVKRAINVYRTPAFAQMIQNCMKQDLSWKGPAKKWEQFLMSLGATGSEPGIDGEEIAPLAMENMATP; from the exons ATGGCGACTGTGACGGTGTTGCACTTCTCCAAAGGCTCCTGCACCAGTGCTGGGGGTTTCGTTGATTCCGAGCCAAGGTCCTTCCAGAGCAGAAGAATTCCAAACTCGAGGAACCAAATTATTGCTTACAAAGGATTGAGATCTGAAAACATAGTTGATTCGCTTCGGTTGCAGTCCAATGCCAAGGCGACCTCAACCCAAGCGAAGACGGCCACTCGGCGTGCCAGCCGTAGACCTTTGGCCGTCGTCGTATGCGGAAAAGGGATGAACTTGGTCTTTGTCGGTGCCGAGATGGCTCCCTGGAGTAAAACTGGAGGACTCGGTGACGTTCTCGGAGGACTGCCACCAGCCATGGCG GCAAATGGACACAGAGTCATGAGTATAGCTCCACGCTATGATCAGTACAAGGACGGATGGGATACAAGCGTGCAGGTTGAG TTGAAAGTTGGGAACAGAGTCGAAACAGTTCGCTTCTTCCACTGCTACAAAAGGGGAGTCGACAGGGTCTTCGTTGATCACCCTATGTTTCTTGCCAAG GTGTGGGGAAAGACCGGAGGAAAGATATATGGTCCTGTCACAGGAACAGATTACGAAGACAACCAGCAAAGATTCAGCCTTTTCTGTCAG GCAGCTTTAGAAGCTCCAAGGGTTCTACATCTCAACAACAGTGAATACTATTCCGGGCCATATG GGGAGGATGTTGTGTTCATCGCGAACGATTGGCACACTGGTCTTCTTCCATGCTACTTGAAGAGCATGCACCGATCACGCGGGATTTACAGGAACGCAAAG GTTGCCTTGTGCATCCATAACATCGTCTACCAGGGCCGATTTGCCTTGTCGGACTTTGCACTGCTTAATCTTCCTGATGAATTTAAATCTTCTCTCGATTTCACCGACGG GTACGACGAGCCCGTGAAAGGAAGGAAAATAAATTGGATGAAGGCTGGTATTATAGAATCGGATAGGGTCGTCACAGTGAGTCCGCATTATGCACTAGAACTTGTAGGGGAAGAAACTGGGGTCGAGTTGGACGGCGTCCTGCGCATGACTGGCGTCACTGGAATCGTGAATGGGATGGACATTAGCGAATGGAATCCATCGACGGACAAATACATATCTACCAATTATGACACAGCAACC GTGATGGATGCAAAACCTCTGAACAAGGAAGCTTTACAAGCTGAAGTTGGTTTGCCCGTCGACCGAAACATCCCTGTTATAGCCTTTCTCGGCAGATTGGAAGAGCAGAAAGGCTCAGATATTTTTGCCGCAGCTATTCCAGAATTCATGGATGAGAATGTCCAAGTGATAGTGCTC GGGACTGGGAAGAAGAAGCTGGAGCGTCAgcttgcagagctcgaagacatgTTTCCGGATAAATTGAGAGCACACTTGAAGTTCAATGTACCTTTGGCTCATGCGATCATGGGAGGAGCAGATCTTCTCGCTGTTACTAGCAGATTCGAACCGTGTGGCCTCATCCAGCTTCAGGGCATGCGATATGGAATT CCCGCCGTGTGCAGCACGACTGGTGGACTTGTTGACACTGTCAAGGAAGGCATCACCGGGTTTCATATGGGTCGCTTCAGTGCCAAT TGCAATGTCGTTGACAAGGAGGACATAGAAAAAGTTGTGAAAACTGTGAAAAGGGCCATTAATGTCTACCGTACTCCGGCCTTCGCCCAGATGATTCAGAACTGCATGAAACAGGACCTCTCCTGGAAG GGTCCTGCCAAGAAGTGGGAGCAGTTTCTCATGAGCTTAGGAGCCACCGGTAGCGAGCCCGGCATTGATGGGGAGGAAATAGCTCCTCTCGCAATGGAAAACATGGCCACCCCGTGA
- the LOC135622036 gene encoding auxin-induced protein 15A-like, translating to MGVRLAGMIRMKETLQRSFRKHHSLAPDVPKGHFAVYVGDMEKRFVVPLSYLQHPLFQSLLHKAAEEYGFEHPRGMLRVPCNEDAFASLTSRMRSS from the coding sequence aTGGGAGTTCGATTGGCAGGAATGATCCGCATGAAGGAGACGCTTCAACGGTCCTTCAGGAAGCACCACTCGTTGGCGCCGGATGTGCCGAAGGGGCACTTCGCGGTGTACGTCGGCGACATGGAGAAGCGGTTCGTCGTCCCTCTCTCCTACCTGCAGCATCCTTTGTTCCAGAGCTTGCTCCACAAGGCTGCAGAAGAATATGGCTTCGAGCACCCCCGAGGCATGCTTAGGGTTCCGTGCAACGAAGATGCCTTCGCCTCTCTCACTTCAAGAATGAGAAGCTCGTGA